Genomic DNA from Patescibacteria group bacterium:
TACCCCGATGAACCCGCCCTTGACCCAAGTGGGAAAAGCATGAAAGCCGACGACCGCAAGAATGGCGATGGCTCGCAGACCATCTATGTCTGCACGGTATTTGGGATGCGTTAGGTGGGGTGTGCCGAGTGGCGGAGCAGTTGGTAATGGGGACATTTCTTATAGGAAAGGATTCTATTGAATGAATTGTATAGCATCCGACTTCACTGCCCCTGAGAGACAGGCATGACAATCCGAAGAGTCGGTATCAGTCACAGCTCGCGACTACAGAAGCCTAAGTCCGTACGAAAACGATATACTCGCAAGAATAATCATGCCTGTAGCCTGCTTACTTTGCGCGTCCGATAAACGAACTATATAGAAATTTTGGGCGTGCCCCGTTGAGTTGATAAAAATAGATTGAAATGCCGATACTCTCTGTTCGATTCGTTAGGTTTGCTGTCATTGGAGGGATTGGCTTCGTAATCGAAGCTGCAGTTATTACGCTCGTAGGGCGTCACCTTGGATGGGGCGCCATGAATGCGAGGATGCTATCCTTCCCCTGCGCCGTGTTGGTTACCTGGTGGCTTAACCGGAAATACAACTTTCGTTCGCAGAATCATCTGGTGGTTGAGGGCTCAAGCTATTTTGTGGTGCAAGTGGCTGGCGCACTTTCCAATTTGGCGGTGTATGCCTCTTGTGTTTCGATTTTTCCCTTCTTTGCGGCCTGGCCAGTGGCTGGGCTTGCTGTGGGTGCGGTCGCCGGTCTGTTGGTGAACTTCCTTTTGTCCAAACATTTTGTATTCGGCCAGATCAAAGCATAAATGACCAAAGAAAATTCCTACACTTATTCCGGGCACGAGAATCTGCTGGCGATGCAACATGCTAGGAATTACAACGATTTCTTGGGAAGAATGATCCATAAATATGGTCAGGGCTATGCAACGATTGTCGATTTTGGCGCAGGAGTTGGCGCTTTTGCCGACACAGCAAAAGTTTGGGCCGGACGTTTGGTGTGCGTTGAGCCAGATTACAAGCAATTAGTCATCCTTCAATCCTCAGGATTCGAAACCGTTCCAGATATCTCATTGCTTCCTGATGCCAGCGTTGATTATGTTTACAGCGTAAATGTCCTCGAACATATTGAGGATGATATCGGCGTGCTTGCGGAGATATCCCGTAAGTTGCGGCCGGGCGGTCGCCTGCTGATTTATGTGCCGGCGTTGCATTGGTTGTTTACGAGCATGGATAGGGAGGTGGGGCATGTCCGCCGATACTCTCGCGGCGAATTGAATGGGAAATTATGCGGTGCGGGATATCGAATCACTCGTAGCGTCTACGTTGATTCAATCGGGGTGTTAGCCACGCTTGCCTACAAATGGTTCGCCAACAAGCAAAAAGGTAGAATCAACGTCGGTGCACTTAAAGCGTATGACAGGTTCGTGTTCCCGCTAAGTCTGGTGCTGGATCGGTTGTTGGGCAAACTGCTTGGAAAGAATCTTCTTGTCGTGTGTGAGAAAAATGGAAACTAAAGTTGAAATCGCCATCCTGATCCCTTGTTACAACGAAGCTATCTCTATTGGCTCGGTAGTTACTGCATTTGGCAAAGAACTTCCTGAAGCGAAGATCTACGTTTACGACAATAACTCCCGGGATGACACAGCCAGTCAGGCATTGGCGGCCGGTGCAATTGTGCGTACCGAAAAAATGCAAGGGAAAGGCAACGTTGTTTGTCGAATGTTTGCCGATATTGAGGCCGATATTTACATATTGGTGGATGGAGATGGAACTTACGATGCTTCGCAGGCGCGTCAGATGGTAAATACCATGTTGTCCGGCCCATACGACATGATCAATGGAAAGCGAGTTGAAACCGGAGCAGAGAACTACCGCGCGGGGCACCGGCTTGGAAACGCCGTACTGACCGGTATGGTGAGGCATATATTCAGCCGAGGTTTTACCGACATGCTTTCTGGATATAAGGTTTTCAGCAGAAGATATGTAAAATCTTTTCCTGCATTGTCTTCAGGTTTTGAGATTGAAACTCAGTTAACAGTGCATGCGCTCGATATGAAAATGGCGGTGGCTGAAATTGATACTGCTTATGGCAGCAGGCCTATCGGCTCCACCAGCAAACTCAATACATGGAGGGATGGTATGCGAATATTGATTACCATCCTGAGGCTCATGAAGAATGAGAGACCCTTTGAGTTCTTCTGTGTGATCGGAGTGGTTTTAGGCTTAATTGCAGCAGTTATGTTCTGGCCGATCTTTGTCGCTTACACCCAAACCGGATTGGTGTTGCGAGTCCCAACATTAATCGTTATTACCGGCATGGCTTCATGCGCTGTTCTGAGCGTATTCAGCGGAATCATTCTTGATGCAGTTACCTTGGCCAAACATGAAAAGCGTCGACTGCATTATCTTTCAATCCCAGCCTTGCAAACTTGTTCGGGTGATTCGCTTATGCATTGAGCTTGACAGCATTCGCTCGCGAAAATCTGTTAAGTTCACAGCCCCCTTAGTTGCTCCTTCAACTCCGGTGTTGTATTGAGATCGGCAGGGAAGTCTTTGCGCAAACCGCAGTCTATAGCGAGTGACCTTAAGCCGAACATTGTCGGTCTGGCGGTTGCGGCCTTACCATTTATCAGGAATTCGAGCACATTCTCCCCAGCACGGATAGCGCCATCCGGCAATTTGAGTTGCTGCGTTTGGGAAGTATCTTTATCGCGTAGCACAAGACGTTGAATTACTTTTCCATTCAAAGTAAGGGTTAGTTGTCCACTCCCCGTTGTCACCGTATCCATACCGACTGAACAAGCTGAAAGCCCATGCAGTAGCGGGAATCGAATGGCAGATTTCTTTTGGCTCATCCGGCTGTAGCCCCCCTCTTCTGGTTGCCAACCCATAGTGTGCGCATTCTGTTTGGAAAGTTCTTGGGCATCATAGCGCACCAAATCTCGCATGTTCATCACATTCCAATTGGCGCTTGGGTTGATAGGCAACCACATATGCGAAGCAATTTTTGGATTGTCGCGACGCCAGAATCGAATATGTAGCATGCCGTCTAATGGTTGGCCCGGAACATTTATGGCGCCTACCTTGGGCCAAGGCTCGGCAGCCAAAACAAGCTTGGCCGCAGTATTTTGGGCGAAGTATGTTATCGAGAACATCAAGTGTTCATCTTTGTCGATACCGTAAAAATTAGAAAAACTGATAGATGCCAATCCGCCCTTGTCATTACGCTGTTGGTGCAACTGAAATATTGCGAATATGGAAGCTTCATTTGAAGTCTGGGATGCAACAGCTTTTCCTGTTCCAAATACGCGTTGTGTCCCATATAGCGTCAGGGCAGTTCCAATCAAGCTTAATCGCGTACGATCGTCGTGATCGAACACCAATGGAATTTCTGTGCCGCCACGTGCCAATACAAGAGCCAGGTCATAGTCGGCGTTAGGTGTGGCATGAAGTTCGGTAGAGGTGGCATAGCGTGCGGAGGGATGCTCGGTCATAAACAGAAAGTACGGCAATTCCCACTGTGAATAAGCAATTAGTGTTCTCTGGGAGGCTTTTAATGTATCGCTTAGCTGCGGAGAGAATACTTGCTGGTTTGGCTGAAAGTGCGATGCCCGCAGGCTTGGTATGTTGCGCTGATAATTGAACGCAAAATAGTTTGCCGCACTGACCAGATTGGCGGCTAGAACCCCGATACATGCGCTGATCACTAGCGCTCCCGCCAGCTTTCTTTTATGCGCTCCATATTCCCAGAGCCATGCCAAAGCAGGTGCCGCAAGCGCCATGGAGAACGCATAGTAAATGCCCTCGCCTCTCACGTATTTCAATTGGAAGCAGCGGGTGAAGTGCCACGCAAAGAAAGCCAATGCTAACCATAATGCGACAGATCTGAAATAACTGGGCTTCTGGCGTAGAGCCAAGATAATGACCAACACCAGCAGCCACGGTACAAAGCCTAGCCAGACAGAAACTTCATTTACCCCAAAGTGCGCAGCATTCGAGACTACCCCATCGAAGTAAAAATAAGGTTCGTGGCTGTAATGCAGGCTTGGCGTTACCCAGGAAAAGAAAAGATTGTTAATCCATACATTGTATGCGTCACCAAACGCTTTTCTGGCATCTTGCGTATGCCCTAAATATAGATCGGGTATCGGCCCAAAAAACATGCTGGCAGTTGAAATGAGGGAATGGACGCTTGCTGAAACAAGGCTGAACGGCGTATTCAAAAAGCCGGGTATGTCGAACACTAGCATGCCGCTTTCTGAATAATTCACTA
This window encodes:
- a CDS encoding glycosyltransferase; translation: METKVEIAILIPCYNEAISIGSVVTAFGKELPEAKIYVYDNNSRDDTASQALAAGAIVRTEKMQGKGNVVCRMFADIEADIYILVDGDGTYDASQARQMVNTMLSGPYDMINGKRVETGAENYRAGHRLGNAVLTGMVRHIFSRGFTDMLSGYKVFSRRYVKSFPALSSGFEIETQLTVHALDMKMAVAEIDTAYGSRPIGSTSKLNTWRDGMRILITILRLMKNERPFEFFCVIGVVLGLIAAVMFWPIFVAYTQTGLVLRVPTLIVITGMASCAVLSVFSGIILDAVTLAKHEKRRLHYLSIPALQTCSGDSLMH
- a CDS encoding class I SAM-dependent methyltransferase, which produces MTKENSYTYSGHENLLAMQHARNYNDFLGRMIHKYGQGYATIVDFGAGVGAFADTAKVWAGRLVCVEPDYKQLVILQSSGFETVPDISLLPDASVDYVYSVNVLEHIEDDIGVLAEISRKLRPGGRLLIYVPALHWLFTSMDREVGHVRRYSRGELNGKLCGAGYRITRSVYVDSIGVLATLAYKWFANKQKGRINVGALKAYDRFVFPLSLVLDRLLGKLLGKNLLVVCEKNGN
- a CDS encoding GtrA family protein, whose protein sequence is MPILSVRFVRFAVIGGIGFVIEAAVITLVGRHLGWGAMNARMLSFPCAVLVTWWLNRKYNFRSQNHLVVEGSSYFVVQVAGALSNLAVYASCVSIFPFFAAWPVAGLAVGAVAGLLVNFLLSKHFVFGQIKA